The following are from one region of the Candidatus Zixiibacteriota bacterium genome:
- the dnaJ gene encoding molecular chaperone DnaJ — protein MEKKDYYEVLGVSRSSSEDEIKSAYRKLAMKFHPDKNPGDKSAEEKFKEATEAYEVLKDAQKRHTYDQFGHAGLSGGCFGGGYDFGGFDLSDALRAFMRDFGGFGLGFEDFFGGGRQERYNRGEDLRARVSLTMEEIAAGVEKTIKLKRYEECEECGGSRVAPGSSRKTCPECRGSGQVRTVSRTFLGTIQQVRTCNSCRGEGEIITTPCLKCSGEGRINGSATVKVKVPPGVSSGNYMSLENQGNAARGSGPRGSLIVIFEEQEHSIFSRQGENIICQMPISFTVAALGGEISVPTLNGDHRLKIPSGTQSGRVFRLKGKGIPRLNSHGSGDELVQVMVWTPTDLNAEDKRLLEALGRSLSFAPPQADKSFVEKLKESLGF, from the coding sequence ATGGAAAAAAAAGACTACTACGAGGTGCTGGGTGTTTCCAGATCATCCTCGGAGGATGAGATAAAATCGGCCTATCGCAAACTGGCGATGAAGTTTCATCCCGACAAGAATCCCGGTGACAAGAGCGCCGAGGAGAAATTCAAAGAGGCAACCGAAGCGTACGAGGTACTGAAAGACGCGCAGAAGCGCCATACTTACGACCAGTTCGGTCACGCCGGTCTTTCGGGCGGCTGTTTTGGCGGCGGGTATGATTTCGGCGGTTTTGATTTGAGTGATGCTCTGCGAGCGTTCATGCGCGATTTTGGAGGTTTCGGCCTCGGATTCGAGGATTTTTTCGGCGGCGGCCGTCAGGAAAGGTACAATCGGGGCGAAGATCTTCGGGCGCGAGTCTCTCTGACGATGGAGGAGATAGCCGCCGGGGTCGAAAAGACGATCAAGCTCAAGCGGTATGAGGAATGCGAAGAATGCGGCGGCTCGAGAGTCGCACCCGGCTCGTCGAGAAAAACCTGCCCGGAATGCCGCGGCTCGGGTCAGGTGAGAACCGTTTCCCGCACCTTTCTCGGCACCATACAGCAGGTGCGGACCTGTAACAGTTGCCGGGGAGAGGGTGAAATAATTACCACTCCCTGTCTGAAATGCAGCGGCGAAGGGCGCATCAATGGTTCGGCAACAGTCAAGGTAAAAGTGCCTCCGGGGGTTTCCTCGGGGAATTACATGTCTCTGGAGAATCAGGGTAATGCCGCCCGCGGGAGTGGGCCGCGCGGGAGCTTGATAGTGATTTTCGAGGAGCAGGAGCATAGTATTTTCTCCCGGCAGGGGGAAAATATTATTTGCCAGATGCCAATATCTTTCACGGTGGCGGCTCTCGGGGGAGAAATATCGGTTCCGACGCTGAACGGCGATCACCGTCTTAAAATTCCCTCGGGAACGCAGAGCGGGCGGGTATTTCGTCTCAAGGGAAAGGGTATCCCGCGACTCAATTCTCACGGGTCGGGAGATGAGTTAGTGCAGGTGATGGTCTGGACGCCGACCGATTTGAATGCCGAGGATAAGCGGTTGCTCGAGGCGTTGGGACGCTCGTTATCATTTGCCCCACCCCAAGCGGATAAATCATTTGTTGAAAAATTGAAGGAATCATTGGGCTTCTGA
- a CDS encoding 50S ribosomal protein L11 methyltransferase: MAADAKMTERYFEAVINIPRDMQEPVCNYIIENISGGIVLEEEDDSDEVGIRFYVPEEKGEHFRNQLSDYLNVINTRTITKPENIRTKLIANIEWEQAYKDSIRPVVIDNVVVRPPWIVSPYKDKMELIIEPKMAFGTGSHETTKLCIREIQKYFRAGQTLFDLGCGSGILSILAAKMGASAVKGVDVDLIAVQNSRENISINRVEDRINIEFGSIEKAEEGTRYDFLVANLIKSSILELYGRLEAIVKPGGILLLSGLLIQDREAMDELLTGCQVSRREINQDGQWLSYTIWKK; the protein is encoded by the coding sequence ATGGCCGCCGATGCGAAAATGACGGAACGGTATTTTGAGGCCGTAATCAACATTCCCCGTGATATGCAGGAGCCGGTTTGTAATTATATCATAGAAAATATTTCCGGCGGGATCGTGCTGGAGGAGGAAGATGACTCCGATGAGGTTGGAATAAGGTTCTATGTGCCGGAGGAAAAGGGGGAGCATTTCCGGAATCAATTGTCCGACTACCTGAATGTCATCAACACTCGGACAATAACAAAACCCGAAAATATTCGAACCAAATTGATTGCCAATATTGAATGGGAGCAGGCTTATAAAGATTCGATCCGACCGGTTGTCATAGACAATGTTGTCGTCAGACCCCCCTGGATTGTTTCGCCATACAAGGACAAGATGGAGCTAATAATAGAGCCGAAGATGGCCTTCGGGACAGGGAGTCATGAGACGACCAAGCTCTGTATCAGGGAAATTCAGAAATATTTTCGGGCGGGGCAGACGCTTTTTGACCTTGGCTGTGGTTCCGGGATTCTATCCATATTGGCGGCCAAAATGGGAGCATCGGCGGTCAAGGGGGTCGATGTTGATTTAATCGCCGTGCAGAATTCCAGGGAAAATATCTCCATTAACCGGGTGGAAGACAGAATCAATATCGAGTTCGGCTCGATTGAGAAGGCTGAAGAAGGAACGCGATACGATTTTCTGGTCGCCAATTTGATAAAGAGTTCCATTCTGGAATTATATGGCCGGTTGGAGGCAATTGTGAAGCCGGGCGGAATTCTGCTCTTATCGGGGCTGCTTATTCAGGACAGGGAGGCGATGGATGAGCTTCTGACGGGGTGTCAGGTTTCCCGGCGGGAGATCAATCAGGACGGACAGTGGCTGTCTTACACTATCTGGAAAAAATGA
- a CDS encoding 16S rRNA (uracil(1498)-N(3))-methyltransferase: MAVLHYLEKMIPTYYTLPENIGEAELTILGEEAHHISRVMRLKRGEAVIVVDGMGNGYKSEIMEISAREVTCSIYSRIRNFGEPLHRVTLSAGLSTGVKFDDVIQRATELGVTRFIPLVTEKSKVRIDEEMKGQKKLDRWRKVAIASIKQCGRSLIPAIEPLIEFERIFTDYADLGHKLLLDPGGNRRIENLSFGSEERDISLLIGPESGFTRSEVESAREKGAEIITLGGRILRTENAGPTAVALLMNLLGEFR; this comes from the coding sequence GTGGCTGTCTTACACTATCTGGAAAAAATGATTCCCACTTATTATACGTTACCTGAGAATATCGGGGAGGCGGAGCTGACCATTCTTGGCGAGGAGGCTCATCATATCAGCCGGGTAATGCGCTTGAAGCGCGGGGAAGCGGTTATTGTGGTGGATGGAATGGGTAACGGATATAAATCCGAGATTATGGAAATTTCGGCGCGGGAGGTGACCTGCAGCATATATTCGCGGATCCGCAATTTTGGCGAGCCGCTGCATCGGGTGACATTGTCGGCAGGGCTTTCCACCGGAGTGAAATTTGATGACGTTATACAGCGCGCAACCGAATTGGGGGTGACGCGGTTTATACCGCTGGTGACGGAAAAATCGAAAGTACGCATTGATGAGGAAATGAAGGGGCAAAAGAAGCTTGACCGGTGGCGGAAGGTGGCCATCGCTTCAATCAAGCAATGCGGGCGCTCGCTGATACCGGCAATTGAGCCACTTATTGAATTTGAGAGAATATTTACCGATTACGCCGATTTGGGCCATAAGCTTCTTCTTGATCCTGGGGGGAACCGACGCATAGAGAATCTATCGTTCGGTTCCGAGGAGAGGGACATTTCTCTTTTGATTGGCCCGGAATCCGGTTTTACGCGGAGCGAAGTGGAGTCGGCCAGGGAGAAGGGGGCCGAGATTATCACGCTGGGGGGGCGTATCCTTCGCACTGAAAATGCCGGGCCGACGGCGGTGGCCCTTCTTATGAATCTTCTGGGGGAATTCAGGTAG
- a CDS encoding prepilin peptidase, whose translation MAELFLYLWIAGIGLIIGSFLNVLIYRIPRHIGFGMSRSFCPSCKEKISFYDNIPLLSYLILGGKCRHCRAKISFRYPLVEFLNGLGYLLFFWHFGPAINLVVYSVLTSILIAIFFIDIEFQIIPDMLTISGMALGLIASLLPGGTGIISASIGLAAGGGALYLMALLGDWLFKKESMGGGDIKMSAMLGAFLGWQKIIFIFFASAAIGLLISMIVMLFSRRVRSTRVIPFGPFLAIAAIIAIIYGDTFIDFYLRHFFRL comes from the coding sequence ATGGCAGAATTATTTTTATATCTCTGGATAGCCGGGATAGGACTGATAATCGGTTCATTTCTTAATGTCCTGATCTACCGGATCCCAAGGCATATCGGTTTCGGGATGAGTCGCTCGTTTTGCCCCTCCTGCAAGGAGAAGATCAGCTTTTACGATAATATTCCGCTTTTGAGCTATCTTATTCTCGGCGGAAAGTGCCGCCATTGCCGGGCAAAAATATCTTTTCGTTATCCGCTGGTGGAATTCCTGAATGGTTTGGGGTACTTACTATTTTTCTGGCATTTTGGACCGGCCATCAATCTTGTGGTATATTCCGTTTTGACTTCCATATTGATAGCGATCTTCTTTATCGATATTGAATTTCAGATCATTCCCGATATGCTGACTATCTCGGGCATGGCTCTGGGGCTGATAGCCTCATTGCTTCCGGGGGGAACAGGCATAATATCGGCCTCAATCGGGCTGGCGGCCGGCGGCGGTGCTCTCTATCTGATGGCGCTTCTCGGCGACTGGCTTTTTAAGAAGGAAAGCATGGGCGGAGGGGATATCAAGATGTCGGCGATGCTGGGAGCATTTCTGGGGTGGCAGAAGATAATTTTCATCTTTTTTGCCAGCGCCGCTATCGGGTTGCTTATCTCTATGATAGTGATGCTGTTTTCGCGCCGGGTGCGCTCCACCCGGGTGATACCGTTTGGCCCCTTTCTGGCCATTGCGGCCATAATTGCCATAATTTATGGCGATACGTTTATTGATTTTTATCTCCGGCACTTTTTCCGTCTTTGA
- a CDS encoding ATP-binding protein gives MNIKSNGFRFEISLGLALIILVLVVLNFASHYALFRATKSLEAMVRDELSEAAVVMVNNIYHYETPDLPDSARNLIKGEYELDSLGIVSLNYARVMGIQAGEAPDSVILRLDRNITAGDLRPLLRNQTVFRHKEGDARCLLLFPMEYIGSKYFIAVSKESPLLGSMENAGRILIFFGILGVVIIIYVSGKFVHFITRPFNRLREKAVASGRLDKEAGDEMTQLIRSYEKMIDDLRVKEQQLVALNDMVLRRAEDLEVYNNYILGSINTGIITFNSERRVATINRAAVTILNLQADNYGDAACTELLADFSSILGLVEDFYATGKPIINSGVEILGEGRRRKLSVSLSPLGDSQGTNIGLSILFNDQTDFMMIQEELELNRRMASLGEMSGGLAHQLRNATAAIVGFARLIDRKTDAESPLKENVRSILKEAMETSALVGHFLDFARPLDLSAEEFRPVELMKSVVNSAKIKYDKARIELDCDEDRELAICGDQLLLKQALGNIVDNACRAVAESDGMVRVTARPNVTMLEITIADNGPGIPDTYRDKIFTPFFSGTPSGSGLGLPLARKIITLHGGQITFESHPGRGTAFKVILPLKGIVEVLASKREIAAQA, from the coding sequence ATGAATATCAAATCAAATGGTTTCCGCTTTGAAATCAGCCTTGGACTGGCGCTGATTATACTGGTGTTGGTGGTTTTGAATTTTGCCTCACATTATGCCCTTTTTCGGGCGACCAAATCGCTGGAAGCTATGGTCAGGGATGAATTATCCGAGGCGGCGGTGGTCATGGTGAACAATATCTATCATTACGAAACGCCCGACCTTCCCGACAGCGCCCGCAATCTGATTAAGGGCGAATATGAGTTGGACTCATTGGGGATAGTATCGCTCAATTATGCGCGGGTCATGGGTATTCAAGCCGGAGAAGCGCCCGATTCAGTCATTCTGAGACTTGACCGTAATATTACCGCCGGAGATTTGAGGCCGCTTCTTCGCAACCAGACCGTCTTCCGTCATAAAGAGGGGGATGCCCGATGTCTTCTGCTTTTTCCCATGGAATATATCGGCTCCAAATATTTCATAGCGGTCAGCAAAGAGAGTCCTCTGCTTGGCTCGATGGAAAACGCGGGTCGCATCCTGATATTTTTCGGTATTCTGGGGGTGGTCATTATAATCTATGTCTCGGGCAAATTCGTGCATTTCATCACGCGGCCGTTCAATCGTCTGAGAGAAAAGGCGGTGGCATCGGGCCGCCTGGATAAAGAAGCCGGAGATGAAATGACGCAGCTGATCCGGTCCTACGAGAAGATGATAGATGATTTGCGGGTCAAGGAGCAGCAACTGGTGGCACTGAATGATATGGTTTTGAGGCGGGCGGAGGACCTGGAGGTTTATAATAATTATATTCTCGGCTCAATTAATACCGGGATAATCACGTTCAACAGCGAGCGGAGAGTTGCAACTATCAATCGCGCGGCAGTCACTATTCTGAATCTTCAAGCGGATAATTACGGGGATGCAGCCTGCACCGAGCTGCTGGCGGATTTCTCCTCGATACTGGGTCTGGTGGAGGATTTCTATGCCACCGGTAAACCTATCATAAACTCCGGTGTAGAGATTCTTGGAGAAGGGCGGCGGCGGAAGCTTTCGGTCTCGCTTTCGCCATTAGGCGACAGCCAGGGCACGAATATAGGTCTTTCGATTCTATTCAATGACCAGACCGATTTCATGATGATACAGGAGGAACTGGAATTGAATAGGCGGATGGCTTCATTGGGTGAGATGTCGGGCGGGCTGGCGCATCAGTTGCGCAATGCCACGGCGGCGATTGTCGGATTCGCCCGGCTGATTGACAGGAAAACCGATGCAGAGAGTCCGCTTAAAGAAAATGTCCGGTCGATATTGAAGGAGGCTATGGAGACCTCGGCGCTGGTCGGCCATTTTCTTGATTTCGCCCGGCCGCTTGACCTGAGCGCCGAGGAATTTCGGCCTGTCGAATTGATGAAAAGTGTGGTCAATTCAGCCAAAATAAAATATGACAAGGCTCGAATAGAATTGGATTGTGATGAAGATCGCGAATTGGCCATTTGCGGGGATCAGCTTTTGTTGAAGCAGGCACTGGGGAATATAGTCGACAACGCCTGCCGGGCGGTGGCTGAATCAGACGGAATGGTGAGGGTTACTGCCCGACCGAATGTCACTATGCTCGAGATAACAATTGCAGACAACGGCCCGGGGATCCCCGATACCTATCGAGATAAGATATTTACTCCTTTTTTTTCCGGGACGCCGTCGGGGTCAGGTCTGGGCTTGCCTCTGGCGCGCAAGATAATAACACTTCACGGAGGGCAGATCACCTTTGAGTCTCATCCGGGCCGAGGAACCGCCTTCAAAGTCATTCTTCCTCTTAAGGGAATAGTCGAAGTGTTGGCCTCCAAAAGGGAAATCGCGGCGCAGGCCTGA
- the efp gene encoding elongation factor P: MISPNEFRKGAKLMFEGAPYVIVDFQHVKMGRGRPHVKAKMKHLITGQIIEKSFLTTENFDQPDLQVRTMQYMYVQGDEYAFMDTQTYDQIAIDAGHLGDAKWYLMESHEYDVLFFEGKPLSLELPASVVLVVTESEPAVKGDSVSNIMKPATVETGLQIKVPLFVKEGDKVRVDTRTNEYLERAN, encoded by the coding sequence ATGATTTCTCCTAATGAATTTAGGAAGGGTGCGAAACTGATGTTTGAGGGTGCCCCGTATGTCATTGTCGATTTTCAGCACGTGAAAATGGGGCGCGGCCGGCCGCATGTGAAGGCGAAAATGAAACATCTGATTACCGGGCAGATAATCGAAAAATCGTTTCTGACGACGGAAAATTTCGACCAGCCGGATCTGCAAGTGAGAACGATGCAGTATATGTATGTGCAGGGCGATGAATATGCTTTCATGGATACGCAGACTTATGATCAGATAGCAATCGATGCCGGGCATCTGGGCGACGCCAAGTGGTATCTGATGGAAAGTCATGAGTATGATGTTCTCTTTTTCGAGGGAAAGCCGCTCTCGCTTGAATTGCCGGCATCGGTCGTTTTGGTGGTGACCGAATCGGAACCGGCGGTCAAGGGAGACTCGGTGTCGAATATCATGAAACCAGCCACGGTCGAGACCGGGCTGCAAATAAAAGTTCCTCTTTTTGTCAAGGAAGGGGACAAAGTGAGGGTTGACACCCGCACCAATGAATATTTAGAGAGAGCCAACTAA
- the rnhC gene encoding ribonuclease HIII — MGKVLGVDESGKGDFFGPLVIAGVLANSAEAEALVKAGVRDSKRVSDKKALELSRWISTHFVHSIVTIGPEKYNQLYSRIRNLNKLLAWGHSRVIENIAEGNEIELVISDKFGRADFIEKALLEKGRKLKVKQEVRAESIAQVAAASILARAAFVQNMEKLSGLYGMEIPKGAGAPVDKAAAALIARYGKEALDKIAKVHFKNYLKAIG, encoded by the coding sequence TTGGGGAAAGTTCTAGGAGTAGATGAATCTGGGAAGGGGGATTTTTTTGGTCCTCTGGTAATTGCCGGGGTTCTGGCCAACAGCGCCGAGGCCGAGGCGCTGGTCAAGGCGGGGGTCAGAGATTCCAAAAGGGTTTCCGACAAAAAGGCGCTGGAATTGAGCCGCTGGATATCCACCCATTTTGTACATTCGATTGTCACCATAGGTCCCGAGAAATATAATCAGCTTTACAGCCGGATAAGAAATCTCAACAAGCTTCTGGCCTGGGGGCACAGCCGCGTCATCGAGAACATCGCCGAGGGGAATGAGATTGAACTGGTGATATCGGACAAGTTCGGGAGGGCCGATTTTATCGAGAAGGCACTGTTGGAGAAGGGGCGAAAGCTGAAGGTCAAGCAGGAGGTTCGCGCCGAATCGATTGCGCAGGTGGCGGCGGCTTCAATACTGGCGCGGGCGGCTTTTGTCCAGAATATGGAGAAACTTTCCGGTCTTTATGGCATGGAAATTCCCAAGGGAGCCGGAGCGCCTGTGGATAAAGCGGCCGCGGCACTGATAGCACGTTATGGGAAAGAGGCCCTTGATAAAATAGCCAAGGTTCATTTCAAGAACTATCTGAAAGCCATCGGCTGA